In one Bombyx mori chromosome 4, ASM3026992v2 genomic region, the following are encoded:
- the LOC101736940 gene encoding Krueppel-like factor 10 gives MSTLLEVCGPLSPPSTPPLMENKVELPLKKIAAKRARESSSPPAGLVTPQPSDSEGEDEFSKRSRCELERLLLTTPPPEPCYRPSVIMRAHKDGTCSPEPLPPPPAHGMNMLKTLKFKMNRGHSYSQTKYIASQTSPPVPVAVQPPSPPPKIEEARVPSPHLECQPKQNTRDEQRVPQAPSPAATPGWVPLAPRPAPAVLVPGALLPTAALWLVAPAPAARRRLYECSYPGCGKNYFKSSHLKAHARTHTGERPFRCAWPGCERRFSRSDELSRHKRTHTGEKKFECRVCNRRFMRSDHLAKHVKRHAKEKAPLTPVLRLLPSPPVALPVRPVVAAAQ, from the exons ATGTCCActctgctcgaagtttgcggaCCCCTCTCACCGCCGTCAACGCCGCCGTTGATGGAAAATAAA GTCGAGCTGCCTCTCAAAAAGATTGCCGCAAAACGGGCGAGAGAGTCGTCGTCGCCGCCCGCCGGCCTGGTCACGCCCCAGCCCTCGGACTCTGAAGGAGAAGACGAGTTCAGCAAGCGATCCCGATGCGAGCTGGAGCGCTTGCTTCTCACGACGCCGCCCCCGGAGCCGTGCTACAGGCCCTCGGTCATCATGCGGGCCCACAAGGACGGCACCTGCAGTCCGGAGCCTCTGCCGCCCCCGCCCGCGCACGGCATGAACATGCTCAAGacacttaaatttaaaatgaaccgAGGACACAGTTATTCACAAACCAAATACATTGCGAGCCAAACGTCTCCTCCCGTTCCGGTCGCCGTTCAACCTCCCAGTCCCCCACCGAAGATTGAAGAAGCTCGCGTACCGTCACCCCACCTGGAATGTCAACCGAAACAAAACACGAGAGACGAACAGCGCGTCCCCCAGGCCCCGTCGCCGGCCGCCACCCCGGGCTGGGTCCCGCTGGCGCCGAGACCGGCTCCGGCGGTCCTAGTCCCGGGGGCGCTGCTGCCCACCGCGGCGCTGTGGCTCGTGGCGCCCGCGCCCGCCGCCCGGCGCCGACTCTACGAGTGCTCGTATCCCGGATGCGGGAAAAATTACTTTAAGTCGTCACACCTGAAAGCGCACGCCCGCACGCACACCGGGGAGCGACCGTTCCGGTGCGCGTGGCCCGGCTGCGAGCGGAGGTTCTCGCGCTCCGACGAGCTGTCCCGGCACAAGCGCACGCACACCGGCGAGAAGAAGTTCGAGTGCCGCGTGTGTAACCGCCGCTTCATGCGCTCCGACCACCTCGCTAAGCACGTCAAGAGGCACGCCAAAGAGAAGGCGCCGCTGACCCCGGTGCTGCGGCTCCTCCCGTCTCCTCCCGTGGCGCTCCCGGTGCGGCCCGTGGTGGCGGCGGCGCAGTGA